A single region of the Pygocentrus nattereri isolate fPygNat1 chromosome 27, fPygNat1.pri, whole genome shotgun sequence genome encodes:
- the b9d1 gene encoding B9 domain-containing protein 1 → MTSNNPSVFLVMVNGQIESANFPEYDDLYCKYCFVYGHDWAPTSGLEEGISQITSKGRDSSQRLVWNFPLDITFKSTNPFGWPQIVVSVYGPDAFGNDVVRGYGAVHIPLTPGRHTRTIPMFVPESTSRLQKFTSWLMGRRPEYTDPKVVAQGEGREVTRVRSQGFVTLQFNIVTKDMKKLGYDTTSTEQAPATHLAGTEQPYGT, encoded by the exons ATGACCTCAAACAACCCATCCGTTTTCCTCGTCATGGTCAACGGCCAGATAGAAAGCGCCAAT TTCCCAGAATATGATGACTTATACTGCAAGTACTGTTTTGTGTACGGACACGACTGGGCACCTACCTCA GGCTTGGAGGAGGGGATATCTCAGATAACGTCAAAGGGCAGAGATTCCTCTCAGCGCTTGGTGTGGAACTTCCCGCTGGACATCACTTTCAAAAGCACCAACCCGTTCGGCT GGCCTCAGATAGTGGTCAGTGTGTATGGCCCAGATGCATTTGGAAATGATGTGGTCAGAGGGTATGGAGCAGTCCACATTCCCCTAACCCCTGGAAG ACACACAAGAACCATTCCCATGTTTGTTCCTGAATCCACATCCAGACTACAGAAATTTACAAG CTGGTTGATGGGCAGACGTCCAGAGTACACCGATCCCAAGGTTGTTGCCCAAGGGGAGGGAAGAGAAG tAACTAGGGTGCGTTCCCAAGGCTTTGTAACACTACAGTTCAACATTGTCACCAAGGACATGAAGAAACTTGGTTATGACACCACCTCCACAGAGCAAGCACCAGCCACACACCTGGCTGGAACAGAGCAGCCCTATGGAACCTGA